One Oikeobacillus pervagus genomic window carries:
- a CDS encoding zinc ribbon domain-containing protein YjdM produces MSNLPNCPKCHSEYTYEDRSLFVCPECGHEWTLEMETEHSDDQLIVKDANGNVLSDGDTVTVIKDLKVKGSSSVLKIGTKVKNIRLVDGDHNIDCKITGFGPMKLKSEFVKKL; encoded by the coding sequence ATGTCAAATTTACCAAATTGCCCGAAATGTCATTCCGAATACACCTATGAGGATAGGAGTCTTTTTGTCTGCCCAGAATGCGGTCATGAATGGACTTTAGAAATGGAAACAGAACATAGTGATGACCAGTTGATTGTCAAAGATGCAAATGGAAATGTCTTGAGTGATGGTGATACTGTCACAGTCATAAAAGACCTTAAAGTAAAAGGAAGTTCTTCTGTCTTAAAAATCGGTACAAAAGTGAAAAATATCCGATTAGTTGATGGAGACCATAATATTGATTGTAAAATTACTGGCTTTGGGCCGATGAAATTAAAATCTGAATTTGTTAAAAAGCTTTAG
- a CDS encoding YxeA family protein, translating to MMKIFKIAIVTVAIAVVILFSLTFFVKNELADMLNPLVPQKDVFVKIDGSGEKVDVDTFEYTLKGINEDGKETEVTFTASKQLRNEAYLKIDTKRSYVKSWEEIQFNEIPATVREQFN from the coding sequence ATGATGAAAATATTTAAAATAGCCATTGTAACCGTAGCGATAGCGGTCGTGATTTTGTTTTCATTAACATTTTTTGTGAAAAATGAGTTAGCGGACATGTTAAACCCTTTAGTTCCTCAAAAAGATGTTTTTGTCAAAATTGATGGATCTGGAGAAAAAGTCGATGTAGATACATTCGAATATACTTTAAAAGGGATAAATGAGGATGGGAAAGAAACTGAAGTTACTTTTACGGCAAGTAAACAATTACGTAATGAGGCATATTTAAAAATTGATACAAAAAGAAGTTATGTAAAGTCCTGGGAGGAGATTCAATTTAATGAGATACCAGCTACTGTCCGGGAACAGTTTAACTAG
- a CDS encoding CarD family transcriptional regulator, producing the protein MEGDYLFQVGDKIVYPMHGAGVVKAIEDKEILGKTQQYYIIQMLIDNMQVMIPTNNVDNIGIRPVSDRPILKKVLQEFQTEETEDSLPWKQRHRKNLMKMQNGEIHDVAEVIHDLMSRSEEKKLNSSEKHMLVKAKKIFISELELIKGINNTRAIDLFNAQLKKSC; encoded by the coding sequence GAGGGTGATTATTTGTTTCAAGTTGGAGATAAAATTGTCTATCCGATGCATGGTGCAGGAGTTGTGAAGGCCATTGAGGACAAGGAGATTTTGGGTAAAACCCAGCAATATTACATCATTCAAATGTTAATTGATAATATGCAGGTCATGATTCCTACTAATAACGTTGACAACATAGGAATTCGTCCAGTTTCGGATCGACCTATACTAAAAAAAGTATTACAAGAATTTCAAACGGAGGAAACAGAAGATTCACTCCCATGGAAACAAAGACATCGTAAAAACCTTATGAAAATGCAGAACGGTGAAATTCATGATGTTGCTGAAGTAATCCATGATTTAATGTCAAGAAGCGAAGAAAAGAAACTTAATTCCAGTGAAAAGCATATGCTAGTGAAGGCGAAGAAAATTTTCATTAGTGAACTCGAACTTATTAAAGGAATTAATAATACTCGAGCAATTGACTTATTTAATGCCCAATTAAAGAAATCTTGCTAA